A window of the Oscillospiraceae bacterium NTUH-002-81 genome harbors these coding sequences:
- the thiS gene encoding sulfur carrier protein ThiS, whose amino-acid sequence MVTVNGEARSIAGLTLQDYLKTTSYDLTRIAVEKNGEIVPKARYGSTVLQDEDCIEVVSFVGGG is encoded by the coding sequence ATGGTAACCGTAAATGGAGAAGCACGATCCATCGCAGGACTTACACTGCAGGATTACCTGAAGACGACCAGCTATGATCTCACCCGGATCGCGGTGGAGAAAAACGGAGAGATCGTTCCGAAAGCCCGGTACGGCAGTACCGTACTGCAGGATGAGGATTGTATTGAAGTGGTAAGCTTTGTGGGAGGTGGCTGA
- a CDS encoding BMP family ABC transporter substrate-binding protein, with protein MKKLLALLLTGAMAVGMLAGCGSSDSSTDKAEDSTEAADSTDEAAADDGEKAEIYVFIKNRGDLSYWDSMAEGGDRAATELADKANIHVIETTADLQANLTAMYEAADAGADLIITASDFKDNLVEIANEYPDLATVILNENVLDQAENGNMYGVDFSVSEASFLAGIAAADVASSGVEGTSGAKTVGFIGGMDETVPIQEFFVGYIQGAKYFDPDTKIVYNYVGAWNDPDTARTQALTQYNDAGADVIFACAGGSGNGVHTAAAEVGKYVIGVDSDQSLMYTEDPDIQSRFVTSAIKQGGNVIYATIQEYLDKGTLPFGEYQVKGVADDAAGIVENDLYSSIVSDAGKAAIEKAKSEMSDGTLKVEGAIGKPQDEIKAMIDQYINQ; from the coding sequence ATGAAAAAGTTACTGGCATTATTACTGACCGGTGCAATGGCAGTAGGTATGCTTGCAGGCTGCGGTTCTTCTGACAGCAGCACAGACAAGGCAGAGGATTCCACAGAGGCAGCAGACAGCACAGATGAGGCTGCAGCTGATGATGGCGAGAAGGCTGAGATCTATGTGTTCATCAAAAACAGAGGAGACCTTTCCTACTGGGACAGCATGGCTGAGGGTGGAGACAGAGCAGCAACAGAGCTGGCTGACAAGGCCAACATACATGTCATCGAGACAACTGCGGATCTGCAGGCAAATCTGACTGCCATGTATGAGGCGGCAGATGCCGGCGCAGATCTGATCATCACAGCATCTGACTTTAAGGATAACCTGGTAGAGATTGCTAACGAGTATCCGGATCTGGCAACTGTTATTCTGAACGAGAACGTGCTAGACCAGGCTGAGAACGGCAACATGTATGGTGTTGATTTCTCCGTATCTGAGGCTTCTTTCCTCGCCGGTATCGCTGCAGCTGATGTTGCATCCTCCGGTGTAGAGGGCACAAGCGGTGCAAAGACTGTGGGCTTTATCGGCGGTATGGACGAGACTGTTCCCATCCAGGAGTTCTTCGTTGGTTACATTCAGGGTGCGAAATATTTCGATCCTGATACAAAGATCGTTTATAACTATGTTGGTGCATGGAACGATCCTGACACGGCAAGAACACAGGCTCTGACACAGTACAATGATGCCGGTGCCGATGTGATCTTTGCTTGCGCAGGCGGATCCGGCAACGGTGTACATACAGCAGCAGCCGAGGTTGGCAAATATGTCATCGGTGTTGATTCCGACCAGTCCTTAATGTACACAGAGGATCCCGATATCCAGAGCAGATTCGTTACTTCCGCTATCAAACAGGGCGGAAATGTGATTTACGCTACGATCCAGGAGTACCTGGACAAAGGTACCCTTCCTTTCGGTGAGTACCAGGTAAAGGGCGTTGCTGATGATGCTGCAGGTATTGTAGAGAACGATCTGTACAGCTCCATCGTATCCGATGCCGGTAAAGCAGCCATCGAAAAAGCAAAATCCGAGATGTCTGACGGTACACTGAAGGTTGAGGGTGCGATCGGCAAACCGCAGGATGAGATCAAGGCAATGATCGATCAGTATATCAACCAGTAA
- a CDS encoding ABC transporter permease: protein MGFLLSSSFWFSVLASTTPVMLATLAANIVSQAGIFNLAIEGTMLICALAGVLGSAWTGNLLVGAVAGLFFGILVSFILGYFTLVMRGPMNACGVAINLVATGGTVFVLVLTAGSKITSSSLVSKTFPNVKIPGLSAIPFIGKVLSGHNFLTYVGWILVAVTWFLLYKTKLGLNIRAVGENEEAARSAGINVLKTRFISLLFCGVFCALGGMYLSMGSLKSFTAGMVAGRGYLSLAMQAISQGNPVVGFLSSMLYGFSDTITVYLQLYSNLDLKLIDAFPYVFIIVVLTILQVSKSKAEERRAKAA from the coding sequence ATGGGATTCCTTTTATCATCCAGTTTCTGGTTTTCTGTGCTTGCCAGCACAACGCCGGTGATGCTTGCCACACTGGCAGCCAATATCGTCAGCCAGGCGGGAATCTTCAATCTGGCTATTGAGGGGACCATGCTCATCTGTGCCCTGGCCGGTGTTCTGGGCAGTGCCTGGACCGGCAATCTTCTGGTGGGAGCCGTGGCAGGTCTGTTTTTCGGTATTCTGGTGTCCTTTATCCTGGGATATTTTACCCTGGTGATGCGCGGTCCCATGAATGCCTGTGGCGTGGCCATCAATCTGGTAGCGACAGGTGGCACGGTATTTGTCCTTGTACTGACTGCAGGCAGTAAGATCACCAGCAGTTCTCTGGTAAGCAAAACCTTTCCGAATGTTAAAATTCCCGGACTTTCCGCCATTCCGTTTATCGGTAAGGTGCTTTCCGGACACAATTTTTTAACCTATGTGGGATGGATCCTGGTGGCAGTGACCTGGTTTTTACTGTATAAGACGAAGCTGGGGCTGAACATCCGGGCCGTGGGAGAGAACGAGGAGGCTGCCCGGTCTGCAGGCATCAACGTGCTCAAGACCCGGTTCATTTCGCTGCTGTTCTGCGGCGTGTTCTGTGCACTGGGCGGCATGTATCTTTCTATGGGTTCCCTCAAATCCTTTACCGCCGGTATGGTGGCAGGAAGAGGATACCTGTCTCTGGCGATGCAGGCCATCAGTCAGGGCAATCCGGTAGTGGGCTTCTTAAGCTCCATGCTCTATGGATTTTCGGACACGATCACGGTGTATCTGCAGCTTTATAGTAATCTGGATCTGAAGCTGATCGATGCATTCCCGTATGTGTTTATCATTGTTGTGCTTACCATTTTGCAGGTGAGCAAGTCAAAAGCAGAGGAACGCCGTGCCAAGGCTGCATAA
- a CDS encoding ABC transporter permease: MNTKKKFDIMNYFNVIRTVIAMVIALLIVFAIIFFVSEEPVFAIQKLMLGPLQTKRSFFNVIERAVPLIFTGLSLNIVLRSGIFNIGADGAFYMGAVIATAIAIRVPLPNILHQFVLIVAAAIAGGFISMLPVLINKYTKVDPTVLSIMFNSVFYYLGLSIISAFFLEGTGTWGSAKFPKDAKLGNLIKGTSMNYGFLILIAAVIFVVVLMEKTSFGYKVRVTGINPEFARAAGIKTGKVILLAQFMGGIFAGMGGAIEMVGMYKRFYWQSQVNYVWDGLLVHMLANENPVFIPLTAFFIAYLRIGAEIMSRSTDLDPEVVTLLQGIIILLVASDRFLYKFKQKHEQKLALEQAELAAAQEGGNA, from the coding sequence ATGAATACCAAAAAGAAATTTGACATCATGAACTATTTCAATGTCATCCGTACCGTGATCGCCATGGTGATCGCATTGCTGATCGTGTTTGCGATTATCTTTTTCGTCAGTGAGGAGCCGGTATTTGCCATACAGAAGCTGATGCTGGGCCCCCTGCAGACAAAGCGGAGCTTTTTCAATGTCATTGAGCGTGCAGTGCCGCTGATCTTTACAGGCCTGTCCCTGAACATTGTGCTGCGGAGCGGTATTTTTAATATTGGTGCAGACGGAGCATTTTATATGGGAGCTGTCATCGCCACCGCCATTGCCATTCGGGTGCCGCTGCCCAATATTTTACATCAGTTTGTGCTCATTGTGGCAGCAGCCATCGCAGGTGGATTTATTTCCATGCTGCCGGTGCTGATCAATAAATATACGAAGGTAGACCCGACGGTGCTTTCCATTATGTTCAACTCTGTGTTTTACTATCTGGGGCTGTCTATCATCAGCGCTTTCTTTCTGGAGGGGACCGGAACCTGGGGCAGCGCCAAATTTCCCAAGGATGCCAAGCTGGGCAATCTGATCAAGGGGACGAGCATGAACTATGGCTTCCTCATCCTCATCGCAGCAGTTATTTTCGTTGTGGTGCTGATGGAGAAGACTTCCTTTGGTTATAAAGTGCGTGTCACCGGTATCAACCCGGAATTTGCCAGGGCAGCCGGCATCAAGACCGGGAAGGTCATTCTGCTGGCACAGTTCATGGGCGGCATTTTCGCCGGTATGGGTGGTGCCATTGAGATGGTCGGTATGTACAAACGTTTCTACTGGCAGAGCCAGGTAAACTATGTGTGGGACGGCCTTCTTGTCCATATGCTGGCAAATGAGAATCCGGTATTTATTCCGCTGACCGCATTTTTCATTGCGTACCTGCGGATCGGGGCAGAGATCATGTCCCGTTCTACGGATCTGGATCCGGAGGTGGTTACCCTTCTGCAGGGCATCATCATCCTTTTGGTAGCATCCGACCGGTTCCTGTATAAATTCAAACAAAAGCATGAGCAGAAGCTTGCCCTGGAGCAGGCAGAGCTTGCAGCAGCACAGGAAGGAGGCAATGCATAA
- a CDS encoding ABC transporter ATP-binding protein, which yields MGTLLELKNVTKIYEGGVLANHNICFDVREGEIHALVGENGAGKSTLMKILFGLIPITSGQVFLRGEEVHFNSSSDAIAAGIGMVHQHFMLVDSLTGAENLMLGIKEEKFISNRKEDVEKTRAIAAKYNFDIDPQRRVRDMSVGMKQKLEILKILYRGAKLIILDEPTAVLTPQETEELFERLIDLKKQGMTIIFISHKLNEVKRISDRITVLKGGKTKGTFDTADVTEEEISNKMVGRVVSFDYEKEVLEPDEDLLKVENLTYKDRFDVMKLDGVSFTVRNKEIVGIAGVEGNGQSELIRIITANLRARSGQVLFKNEDITKASIAHVRKLGMSYVPEDRLYNGCAAIMSVQENMVVSNIDSFAKKSKLIDFKKVREHCQALIREYNVKTKDENQPIKSLSGGNIQKAIVAREFCAGSDLLVLDQPTRGVDVGAMNFIHQKILEMRSAGKGIILASADLNELIALSDRILVMHKGRVVASLSNRPKVSEQELGLYMLGIKHQEGAEA from the coding sequence ACTGGTAGGGGAAAACGGTGCGGGAAAGAGTACGCTGATGAAGATACTGTTCGGCCTGATCCCCATCACCTCCGGCCAGGTGTTTTTAAGAGGAGAAGAAGTGCATTTTAATTCCAGCAGCGATGCCATCGCAGCAGGAATCGGTATGGTACATCAGCATTTTATGCTGGTGGATTCCCTGACCGGAGCGGAAAACCTGATGCTGGGCATCAAGGAAGAGAAATTTATCAGCAACCGGAAGGAAGACGTGGAGAAGACCCGTGCCATTGCGGCAAAATATAATTTTGACATTGATCCCCAGCGAAGGGTCCGGGATATGAGCGTCGGCATGAAGCAGAAGCTGGAAATCCTGAAGATCCTGTACAGAGGTGCAAAACTCATCATTCTGGACGAGCCTACTGCGGTGCTGACACCTCAGGAGACGGAGGAATTGTTTGAACGGCTCATCGACCTGAAAAAACAGGGAATGACCATTATCTTTATTTCCCATAAACTCAACGAGGTGAAACGGATCAGTGACCGGATCACCGTTTTAAAGGGCGGCAAGACGAAAGGCACATTCGATACCGCTGATGTCACAGAGGAAGAGATTTCCAATAAGATGGTGGGGCGTGTCGTTTCCTTTGATTATGAGAAAGAAGTGCTGGAGCCGGATGAGGATCTCCTCAAAGTGGAAAACCTGACGTACAAGGATCGGTTTGACGTCATGAAGCTGGACGGCGTCAGCTTTACCGTGCGCAATAAGGAAATCGTGGGTATTGCCGGCGTGGAAGGCAACGGACAGAGTGAACTCATCAGGATCATTACAGCAAACTTAAGAGCACGTTCCGGCCAGGTGCTGTTTAAAAATGAGGATATCACGAAGGCATCCATTGCCCATGTGCGCAAGCTTGGTATGTCCTATGTGCCGGAGGATCGTCTGTATAACGGCTGCGCAGCCATCATGAGCGTACAGGAGAACATGGTCGTGTCCAATATCGATTCCTTCGCAAAGAAGAGCAAGCTCATTGATTTTAAGAAGGTCAGGGAACACTGCCAGGCACTGATCAGAGAATATAACGTAAAGACAAAGGACGAGAATCAGCCGATCAAGAGCCTGTCCGGCGGTAATATCCAGAAAGCTATCGTAGCAAGGGAGTTCTGCGCTGGCAGCGATCTGCTCGTGCTGGATCAGCCAACCCGGGGCGTAGACGTGGGCGCCATGAACTTCATCCATCAGAAGATCCTGGAGATGCGAAGCGCGGGCAAGGGGATCATTCTGGCATCGGCGGATCTGAATGAACTCATTGCTCTGAGTGACCGGATCCTTGTCATGCATAAAGGCAGGGTTGTGGCATCCTTAAGCAACCGGCCGAAGGTCAGTGAGCAGGAGCTGGGGCTTTACATGCTCGGTATCAAACATCAGGAAGGAGCGGAGGCATAA